Proteins encoded by one window of Scatophagus argus isolate fScaArg1 chromosome 4, fScaArg1.pri, whole genome shotgun sequence:
- the LOC124057658 gene encoding uncharacterized protein LOC124057658: MEEYLRKVQSGLGEDVLQGPIHAVLGGPEPDVDTVAATLCLALHLSQEPSVGVCVPVLCGRRRDIVLPGETVTYLRRVKICESLLLWRDDVDLMKLHHTGKLSLTLLRHGLVDSSEYHTLESSILRVVHHDGQRDAGDDGPSSAVTTITREILQEAAEHIRATLGEALGEALRLQNEVFWSKHGRRSAQLEELMKSLEQWIDVTAGQQDEAKLQGAYLTM; the protein is encoded by the exons ATGGAGGAGTATTTGCGGAAGGTCCAGAGCGGACTCGGG GAAGATGTATTACAAGGCCCCATCCATGCTGTCTTAGGTGGACCAGAGCCAGATGTTGACACTGTGGCCGCAACACTGTGCTTAGCACTGCACCTTAGCCAG GAACCGTcagttggagtgtgtgtgccGGTGCTGTGCGGTCGGCGACGTGACATTGTGTTGCCCGGCGAGACGGTGACGTATCTGCGGCGGGTGAAAATTTGTGAGAGTTTACTGCTGTGGAGGGATGACGTAGACCTTATGAAGCTTCATCACACTGGAAAACTCTCACTCACACTGCTGAGACATGGACTGGTTGATAG CTCTGAGTACCACACTCTGGAGTCCAGCATCCTGCGAGTGGTCCATCACGACGGGCAGCGGGACGCAGGGGATGATGGGCCATCGTCCGCGGTGACAACAATCACCAGGGAGATTCTTCAAGAGGCAGCGGAGCACATCAGAGCAACACTGGGGGAGGCTCTCGGAG AAGCTTTGCGGCTGCAAAATGAGGTCTTCTGGAGCAAACATGGCCGCCGGTCAGCACAACTGGAGGAGCTCATGAAATCCTTGGAGCAATGGATTGATGTCACTGCAGGTCAACAAGATGAGGCAAAACTACAAGGTGCATATCTGACCATGTAG